Proteins found in one Oryza glaberrima chromosome 4, OglaRS2, whole genome shotgun sequence genomic segment:
- the LOC127771165 gene encoding peroxisomal 2,4-dienoyl-CoA reductase [(3E)-enoyl-CoA-producing], whose protein sequence is MAVESPFRADVLRGKAALVTGGGSGIGFEIAAQLARHGAHVAIMGRRREVLDKAVAALRSHGLRAVGFEGDVRKQEDAARVVAATVQHFGKLDILVNGAAGNFLASPEDLTPKGFRTVVDIDTVGTYTMCYEALKYLKKGGPGKGPSTGGVIINISATLHYTAAWYQIHVSAAKAGVDSITRSLALEWGTDYDIRVNGIAPGPIEGTPGMRKLAPEEMAKGSREIMPLFKLGEKWDIAMAALYLASDAGKYVNGTTVVVDGGLWLSRPRHIPKEEVKELSKVVEKKAEQEERSTNLINGAWESRAQKD, encoded by the exons ATGGCCGTGGAGTCGCCGTTCAGGGCGGATGTGTTGAGGGGCAAGGCGGCGctggtcaccggcggcggctccggcatCGGGTTCGAGATCGCCGCCCAGCTCGCCCGCCACGGCGCGCACGTCGCCATcatgggccgccgccgcgaggtccTCGACaaggccgtcgccgccctccgctcCCACGGCCTCCGG GCTGTTGGTTTTGAGGGAGATGTGCGCAAGCAGGAAGATGCCGCGAGAGTGGTTGCCGCAACAGTTCAACATTTTGGTAAGCTAGACATTCTTGTCAATGGGGCAGCTGGCAATTTCCTTGCTTCCCCGGAGGATTTGACGCCCAAAGGGTTCAGGACAG TCGTTGACATTGACACAGTGGGTACATACACTATGTGCTATGAAGCTCTAAAGTATCTGAAAAAGGGTGGCCCTGGGAAAGGTCCCTCTACTGGTGGCGTCATCATCAACATAAGTGCTACTTTGCATTACACTGCGGCCTGGTACCAAATTCATGTCTCTGCTGCTAAG GCGGGTGTTGATAGTATAACAAGATCATTGGCTCTGGAATGGGGAACAGATTATGACATCAGGGTCAATGGAATTGCACCAGGGCCAATTGAAGGCACTCCAGGAATGAGGAAGCTTGCACCTGAGGAAATGGCCAAGGGGAGTCGGGAAATAATGCCTTTATTTAAGTTGGGTGAAAAATGGGACATAGCTATGGCTGCACTTTACCTTGCTTCTGATGCAG GAAAATATGTAAATGGGACTACAGTGGTTGTTGATGGAGGTCTTTGGCTAAGTCGCCCTCGCCATATTCCGAAGGAGGAAGTGAAGGAGCTCTCAAAGGTTGTCGAGAAGAAG GCTGAACAGGAGGAAAGAAGCACCAACCTGATCAATGGGGCGTGGGAGAGTAGAGCTCAAAAAGATTGA
- the LOC127770927 gene encoding MADS-box transcription factor 31-like, with protein sequence MGLLKKANELAILCDAQIGVIVFSGTGKMYEYSSPPWRIANIFDRYLKAPSTRFEEMDVQQRIIQEMTRMKDENNRLRIIMRQYMGDDLASLTLQDVSNLEQQIELSLYKVRLRKQQQLLDQQLLEMHNREMQIPGDQSNYLCHMNLIGEQAQAPLMVNPKPFPLWDVGGSSQMYNQDAESSMTALQLSPQLEYKLQPLQPNLQEEANLHGYVLRLW encoded by the exons ATGGGGCTGCTCAAGAAAGCAAATGAGCTGGCCATTCTTTGTGATGCACAAATTGGGGTGATTGTGTTCTCAGGCACTGGCAAGATGTACGAGTACTCCAGCCCCCCTTGGAG GATTGCAAATATCTTTGATAGATACCTGAAAGCCCCCAGCACCCGTTTTGAGGAGATGGATGTTCAGCAG AGAATCATCCAAGAGATGACAAGAATGAAGGATGAGAACAACAGGCTTAGGATCATCATGAGGCAGTATATGGGTGATGACTTGGCTTCACTGACTCTGCAAGATGTGAGTAATCTTGAGCAGCAGATTGAGTTATCTCTGTACAAAGTTCGTCTAAGGAag CAGCAACAGCTACTTGATCAGCAGCTGCTTGAGATGCACAACCGG GAGATGCAAATTCCAGGAGATCAGAGCAACTATCTGTGCCACATG AACCTGATTGGCGAGCAGGCCCAGGCACCTCTGATGGTGAATCCGAAGCCGTTCCCGCTGTGGGATGTGGGTGGCAGCAGCCAGATGTACAATCAGGATGCTGAGTCTTCCATGACAGCGCTGCAGCTTTCACCTCAGCTTGAGTACAAGCTTCAGCCGCTGCAGCCCAACCTGCAGGAGGAAGCCAACCTCCATGGCTACGTTCTTCGGCTGTGGTAA